A stretch of DNA from Deltaproteobacteria bacterium:
GACCGAGTTATAGACACGCTCCTGTTCGTTCGTAGCGAGATTGCCGATGACGTTGTATCGGAAAGAAACGATGGCACAAGCCCGCAGAATCCGCGTAAAGTCCGAGTCGTTCAAAACACGGCGCGCCGCCAGCAATAAGGCGTGCGGCTGCCGGATATTGAACATCACCAGTTCGGCGACATGTTTGCGTTGTTCCACGTTCCACATGGAGTCGCCGGCGTCGCTCAAGGCCGCGTAGATGTCAGCGTCGCGGTCCATGTCGCGCAACAAAGTAAAAACGTCGGCCTTGATTTTGATGCTCATACGTATTGTCTTGAATAGATCGGAATGACGAGTGAGGGGATTTTGGCTGTTCCAGAAAACCCGGAGGAAATCCGGGACGCTTTCACTGCCGAGCTTCCCGACAACCGCCTCCCAACGTTCTTCGAGGGTTCGGATTTCATGTTCATGACCGCCGGCGCTATGGACCACGGAAAAGAGGAAGTTTTTGAGCAGGTCGGTGGAGGAAAGGCGCACGCCCCTGGCGTTCAGCGTCTCGAACACCTTGAAAGCGTTCAGTTCATCCGTTACCGAGATGACCGTAAAAAACAGACGATCTGCGACTGTATCGACAAAACGGGCCAGTTCCTTACCGCTTCGTGCTTCTTCGAAACGTTCGCGCATCCGGTTGTCAAACCATTCGAAACCTTTGCGTAGAAGGTGCTCCGAGGCCTTCAGGTTGCGCTTCGGCAGACGCTCAAGCGGCACGAGGTAGTTTTGGTAAAACTGATCATTATGGCGATTCAACGATAGCTTTGATTTGGGAATAAGGGTGACCGGATCAAGATAGCCGATGTAGGTCTTGCGCAATTCCTCCTCTCGACGTTTATTGTCGTCTGAGTCGATTTTCAGGTCTACCAGTCGGCGCAGATTACGGAGCACGGCAAGAACGATCAGACTCAACGTTGTCATCCTCTGCTGACCATCGATGATGTCATAATTGCGCTCGTCGTTTGACTGCAGGACAAGATAACCCATATAATGCCCCTGCTCGCCGCCAGGTTCCAGCATGGCGATAATATCCTGCCACAAATCATCCCACTCCTGTTCAGCCCAGGAATAGTCTCTTTGGAACATGGGGACGCGATAAACCAGGCCATTACCCATCAATTTACGGAAGGTTTGATTCGAGGTATTGAAATTTGTTACTGCCATATCATCCTCCAATTCCAGATTGCCGACAGCCGAAAGCAAAATCAGATAGAAATATACTTAACCGGGCAGTTCCGGTCAAGAACAAACCCTACATTTTTGTTATAGCTTTCCGGCGAAAGGACCCATGCCGGACGCCATTTTCGCTTGTCAAAACAACATAAACCCCTGGTCGGTAAAATCAGGATCGAAGGCCAACGCCTTTTTTATCCCCCTCTCCCGCATCACCAGAAAACTCAGGCAATCCACAAAACTAACCCCCCGCTTCCCGATCCTTTCCAGTTCCTGTAA
This window harbors:
- a CDS encoding DUF262 domain-containing protein — protein: MAVTNFNTSNQTFRKLMGNGLVYRVPMFQRDYSWAEQEWDDLWQDIIAMLEPGGEQGHYMGYLVLQSNDERNYDIIDGQQRMTTLSLIVLAVLRNLRRLVDLKIDSDDNKRREEELRKTYIGYLDPVTLIPKSKLSLNRHNDQFYQNYLVPLERLPKRNLKASEHLLRKGFEWFDNRMRERFEEARSGKELARFVDTVADRLFFTVISVTDELNAFKVFETLNARGVRLSSTDLLKNFLFSVVHSAGGHEHEIRTLEERWEAVVGKLGSESVPDFLRVFWNSQNPLTRHSDLFKTIRMSIKIKADVFTLLRDMDRDADIYAALSDAGDSMWNVEQRKHVAELVMFNIRQPHALLLAARRVLNDSDFTRILRACAIVSFRYNVIGNLATNEQERVYNSVAEKIAKQQLAGAAEIIRALRQVYPTDEQFRGSFSEKQVRTTSARNRQVMRYILFEIERHVSNQAFDYASDKYTIEHILPENPNEQWTSFTDEQIDRCVYRIGNMTPLEATLNRQIGNKSYREKREIYGQSGFEITRRVAGDHLEWTPERIASRQQWLASQATAIWRLPELS